One Microbacter margulisiae genomic window carries:
- a CDS encoding glycosyl hydrolase family 28 protein, with protein MKIKLISLLTIGFTLLVIMAFKTNHKPTLYIIGDSTIAKDGGLIEGWGVPIATFFDTAKIVVENDARGGRSSRSFRYEGLWQKVVNKLQPGDYVLMQFGHNDGGKIDGDKYRASLKGIGDEEQEITRPDGSKEMVHTYGWYMRKYIDEAKAKGAIPIVCSPIPRNEWKDGKVIRNKTNYGGWAREVAHTEGAYFIDLNTLIANKYDQMGAEVVKQLFPQDHTHTSPTGATLNARMVVKGIRHLKDCPLKQFLRKEDSSFLITNYGAVGDGTTLNTKAIQNTIDWCAAEGGGTVIVPSGIFLSGAIFLKQGVNLMVEKNGVLKGTTNLADYPLVATRWEGTECQWTSAFINVFNMTGFHLSGEGTIDGSGEAWVQNGIIASKQPGYSKLSDRERYGRPRLIAIQDCKNVTISGLHLHNEACWCLFILYSQNITVQNLTIHAEHNIPMSDGIDIDSSKKIHVNNCDIDDDDDCISIKSGKDAEGRRIGRASQDILIEKCTFRYGGGGVAMGSEMSGGIKNVEIHDCVAEDGNWAPIRFKSQPSRGGVVENITYRNIILKNTRNAFDFNMAWRMVHPKPASNPLPVIRNIHIINVSGTVQSVGDMHGLAGSPISNVEFKNCNITAQTGFILDHVKNINLSGLTLKVAKGESIIRKN; from the coding sequence ATGAAAATTAAATTGATTTCGCTGCTGACAATAGGATTTACGTTGTTGGTAATTATGGCCTTCAAAACTAATCACAAGCCCACCCTTTACATTATCGGCGATTCAACCATAGCTAAAGATGGAGGCCTAATAGAAGGTTGGGGAGTTCCAATAGCGACATTCTTTGATACGGCAAAAATCGTTGTAGAAAACGACGCACGAGGAGGACGCAGCAGTCGATCATTCCGATATGAAGGATTATGGCAGAAAGTGGTCAATAAGTTACAACCTGGCGATTATGTTTTAATGCAATTCGGTCATAATGATGGAGGAAAAATAGATGGAGACAAATATCGTGCATCCTTAAAAGGTATCGGAGATGAAGAACAAGAAATCACCCGTCCGGATGGGAGTAAAGAAATGGTACATACATATGGATGGTATATGCGGAAATACATTGACGAAGCAAAAGCCAAAGGCGCTATTCCCATTGTATGTTCGCCGATACCGCGAAATGAATGGAAAGATGGCAAAGTGATCCGTAATAAAACCAATTACGGTGGATGGGCAAGAGAAGTCGCCCATACGGAAGGTGCTTATTTTATTGATCTTAATACGTTAATAGCCAATAAATATGATCAGATGGGAGCTGAGGTCGTAAAACAATTGTTCCCTCAGGATCACACACATACTTCTCCTACAGGAGCGACGCTAAACGCCAGAATGGTTGTCAAAGGCATTCGGCATTTAAAAGATTGCCCGTTAAAACAATTTTTGCGAAAGGAGGATTCATCTTTTCTAATCACCAATTATGGTGCTGTAGGAGATGGAACAACACTCAACACAAAAGCAATACAAAACACAATCGATTGGTGTGCAGCAGAAGGTGGAGGGACGGTAATCGTCCCATCCGGAATTTTTCTAAGCGGAGCCATTTTTCTAAAGCAAGGCGTCAATCTGATGGTTGAAAAAAACGGGGTGCTCAAGGGCACTACAAATCTGGCAGATTATCCTTTAGTAGCAACCCGTTGGGAAGGAACAGAATGTCAATGGACTTCTGCTTTTATCAATGTATTCAATATGACAGGATTTCACCTGAGCGGGGAAGGAACTATTGACGGGTCGGGTGAAGCCTGGGTACAGAATGGGATCATTGCTTCAAAACAACCCGGATACAGCAAGTTAAGCGACAGGGAACGTTATGGAAGACCACGCCTTATTGCCATTCAGGATTGCAAAAATGTCACCATCTCAGGATTGCATTTGCACAATGAAGCCTGCTGGTGTCTGTTTATTCTCTATTCTCAAAACATTACCGTGCAAAATCTGACCATTCACGCCGAACACAACATCCCCATGTCCGACGGCATTGATATTGACTCAAGCAAAAAGATACATGTCAATAATTGCGACATTGATGACGACGATGATTGCATTTCTATTAAATCAGGGAAAGATGCAGAAGGAAGACGTATCGGGAGAGCATCACAAGATATTCTTATCGAGAAATGTACATTTCGTTATGGCGGCGGCGGCGTGGCGATGGGAAGTGAAATGTCAGGAGGAATCAAAAATGTAGAAATTCACGATTGCGTCGCAGAAGACGGTAACTGGGCACCAATCCGATTCAAGTCACAACCCAGCCGGGGAGGTGTTGTAGAAAACATAACCTATCGCAACATTATCTTGAAAAACACCCGTAATGCATTCGACTTCAACATGGCATGGCGGATGGTTCATCCTAAGCCGGCATCAAATCCATTGCCCGTAATACGCAACATCCATATCATCAATGTATCCGGAACGGTTCAATCGGTAGGCGACATGCACGGCCTGGCAGGAAGTCCGATAAGCAATGTGGAATTTAAAAACTGTAACATTACCGCTCAAACAGGATTTATTTTAGATCACGTAAAGAATATAAATCTCTCAGGACTCACGTTGAAAGTAGCCAAAGGAGAATCCATAATCCGTAAAAATTAA
- a CDS encoding sialate O-acetylesterase produces MTFAKITLPDVLNSGMVLQQKQKDPIWGTANPGEKITVEFAGQHKSTIANTTGHWKIWLEPMQASSTPRTMKISGTTNTIVLHDILIGEVWLCSGQSNMQLILESTNKGDSVIASANYPMLRLFNVSRAVAFKHQSGPLAIWEKCTPASVKDFSAAAYYFGLLLQKKLNVPVGIINASFGGSQAEAWTPIEYLHTPDLQPCIDREKIWDAERPQVRKEYAAALEKWREYAAKERAAGREPKEAPHPPDALREYRIAASIYNGMIKPLIPFRMKGVIWYQGENNEGRAEQYGILLPTMIRAWRAKWQQGNFPFGIVQLPNYRDHKTQPVEDAWSDLRDAQRWTADTVKNTGLIVTINIGEAHNIHSKDKLDVGKRMYLWALDFVYHYPVLGSGPFFQNAIAKGKYIIVKFKEAGTGLKTKDGEALHEFALAGASRQWHWAQAKIIGKNLVKVWSKAVPKPVAVRYAFNSNPRDPNLTNNSGLPASPFRSDNWPGPTAGKR; encoded by the coding sequence ATGACATTTGCCAAAATCACACTGCCCGATGTTTTGAATAGCGGAATGGTACTACAACAAAAGCAAAAAGATCCCATCTGGGGAACCGCCAATCCGGGAGAGAAAATAACAGTTGAGTTTGCAGGACAGCATAAAAGCACAATCGCTAACACGACTGGACATTGGAAAATATGGCTTGAACCGATGCAAGCAAGCAGTACCCCTCGTACAATGAAAATATCAGGAACAACAAACACTATCGTTTTGCATGACATCCTAATAGGAGAAGTATGGCTATGTTCAGGACAATCAAATATGCAATTGATATTGGAAAGTACAAATAAAGGAGATTCGGTGATCGCCTCTGCAAACTATCCCATGCTACGGCTATTTAATGTCAGCCGAGCTGTTGCATTCAAACACCAGAGCGGACCACTAGCGATTTGGGAAAAATGCACGCCGGCCTCTGTAAAAGATTTCTCAGCAGCCGCTTATTATTTTGGACTGCTACTACAAAAGAAACTGAACGTTCCCGTAGGAATTATCAATGCTTCTTTTGGAGGATCTCAAGCAGAAGCATGGACTCCAATTGAATATTTGCATACCCCGGATTTGCAACCCTGCATCGATCGTGAAAAAATATGGGATGCAGAACGACCTCAGGTTAGGAAAGAATATGCAGCAGCATTGGAAAAATGGAGAGAATACGCCGCCAAAGAACGAGCAGCAGGGAGAGAACCGAAAGAAGCTCCACACCCACCCGATGCTTTACGGGAATATCGCATTGCAGCGTCAATTTACAACGGCATGATTAAGCCACTAATCCCCTTCCGAATGAAAGGAGTAATCTGGTATCAGGGAGAAAATAATGAAGGGCGGGCAGAACAATATGGGATTTTATTGCCAACGATGATCAGAGCCTGGAGAGCCAAATGGCAACAAGGGAATTTTCCTTTTGGAATCGTACAATTGCCAAACTACCGGGATCATAAGACTCAACCCGTTGAAGATGCATGGAGTGATTTACGCGATGCTCAACGATGGACGGCAGACACGGTTAAGAATACCGGATTGATTGTTACCATTAATATTGGAGAAGCTCATAATATTCATTCTAAAGATAAACTTGACGTAGGAAAACGAATGTATTTATGGGCGCTGGATTTCGTCTATCACTATCCGGTGCTTGGTTCGGGGCCTTTTTTTCAAAATGCAATAGCGAAAGGGAAATACATCATTGTAAAATTTAAAGAAGCCGGTACAGGATTAAAAACGAAAGACGGAGAAGCATTGCATGAATTTGCTCTTGCCGGAGCAAGCAGACAATGGCATTGGGCACAGGCAAAAATTATAGGGAAAAATCTTGTAAAAGTATGGTCGAAAGCAGTACCAAAACCCGTAGCCGTACGCTATGCCTTCAACAGCAACCCACGCGATCCCAATCTCACGAATAATAGCGGACTCCCGGCATCACCCTTCCGTTCCGACAACTGGCCAGGCCCTACTGCCGGGAAACGATAA
- a CDS encoding glycosyl hydrolase 115 family protein yields the protein MIIKTQSEKWNFRMSYPRCVTNLIGSCLAVLFTQFCYGATPVKIDFSGLKSSGVVLAGNGHASPILVESTNNEAVLRAAHDLANDFYHVTGCKPKLIHGLPDRVKNIVIAGTLGSSPTIDRLAAKGILKTTGIKGKWESFVWQIIKNPLPGISHALVIAGSDRRGTIYGIYELSQRIGVSPWYWWADVPVRKQRFIRACGERFVVGPPAVKYRGIFLNDEDWGLRPWASKTFDPKIGNIGPKTYARIFELLLRLRANYLWPAMHPGTTAFNAFPQDAKLADEYGIVMGSSHCEQMLRNNISEWNEKEYGAYNFVTNAQGVLKYWEQRIRENGKYENIYTLGMRGISDSGMPGGGTLLQKAQRLHTIISDQRKMLARWVNPNVRKVPQIFCPYKEVLPLYHLMPKLPDDITLMWPDDNYGYIREFSNAQERKRHGGAGVYYHVSYWGRPHDYLWLCSTSPGLIAEEMTKACDYGANKVWILNVGDLKPAELDIEYFLHLAWNPHAWNGMNTYDLLEKQFTRDFGAAYAPKLTSIMSKYYRLNFQRKPEHMLVNLTNTFSTTLNGDEAEQRIEAWQKLSTQAVAVGKTLPVQWHDAFFELVGYPVEAAAAMNEKCLALDEYYTGIHQNRIDRLTEAREAQAQIHRLTDIYNNQIAGGKWRYMMSDNPRGQLTLNIPQLPQNDTNDVVRHQNIPTAIKPSPVSSCSMPGADFVEKGHHVIMEAEHASAFIPGKKGVCWRKIAGVGYNGEAVTVFPRLIPVLDQPKMILKDSPCLEYKVCLKDTGIWKVTVRALPTFSVQAGKPQRYAIAFDNASPKIISLPYSTSEYDRQWQQDVLRNAALTTSLHAIHTAGLHILKIWMVDPGIVIDAIEAESGNHHSPLGYVWPSETKN from the coding sequence ATGATAATAAAAACGCAATCTGAAAAATGGAATTTTAGAATGTCATATCCACGTTGTGTAACAAATCTAATCGGGAGTTGTTTGGCTGTTCTTTTTACGCAGTTCTGCTACGGAGCCACTCCTGTAAAAATTGATTTTTCCGGATTGAAATCTTCCGGGGTAGTTCTTGCCGGCAATGGACATGCCTCGCCTATTCTGGTAGAGTCCACTAATAATGAAGCTGTATTGCGTGCCGCCCATGATCTTGCAAACGATTTTTACCATGTCACCGGATGTAAGCCAAAGCTGATACATGGACTCCCTGATAGAGTAAAAAATATTGTGATTGCAGGCACGCTCGGAAGCAGTCCCACCATTGACCGGCTAGCAGCAAAAGGAATACTTAAGACAACCGGCATCAAAGGAAAGTGGGAATCTTTTGTATGGCAGATTATCAAAAATCCATTACCCGGCATTTCCCATGCGCTGGTCATTGCCGGTAGCGACCGGCGCGGGACAATTTACGGCATTTATGAATTATCGCAACGAATCGGCGTATCACCCTGGTATTGGTGGGCTGACGTGCCTGTCAGGAAACAAAGATTTATTAGAGCCTGTGGGGAGCGTTTTGTAGTAGGTCCGCCTGCCGTAAAATACCGGGGCATTTTTTTGAATGATGAAGACTGGGGATTACGTCCGTGGGCATCGAAAACCTTTGACCCGAAAATCGGCAATATCGGGCCAAAGACCTATGCCAGGATTTTTGAACTGCTACTCCGGCTTCGGGCAAATTATCTCTGGCCGGCCATGCACCCTGGCACGACAGCATTTAATGCTTTCCCTCAGGATGCAAAATTAGCTGATGAGTATGGCATTGTTATGGGTTCATCCCACTGTGAACAAATGTTGCGGAATAATATCAGTGAATGGAACGAAAAAGAATATGGCGCATATAACTTCGTCACAAACGCTCAGGGTGTCCTGAAATATTGGGAACAGCGCATCCGTGAAAATGGAAAATATGAAAACATATATACACTTGGAATGCGCGGCATAAGCGATTCCGGTATGCCGGGCGGAGGTACACTCCTTCAAAAAGCTCAAAGACTACATACCATCATCTCAGATCAACGCAAGATGCTGGCCCGCTGGGTAAATCCAAATGTAAGAAAAGTACCCCAAATTTTTTGTCCCTATAAAGAGGTATTGCCGCTTTACCATCTCATGCCCAAGTTACCGGACGATATAACCTTGATGTGGCCGGATGATAATTACGGATATATTCGCGAATTTTCGAATGCCCAAGAACGCAAGCGCCATGGCGGAGCTGGCGTTTATTATCATGTTTCCTACTGGGGGCGTCCGCATGATTATTTATGGCTCTGTTCCACATCTCCTGGATTGATTGCCGAAGAAATGACCAAAGCCTGTGATTATGGAGCAAATAAAGTCTGGATCCTCAATGTAGGAGATTTAAAACCGGCAGAACTCGACATTGAATACTTTCTCCATCTGGCATGGAATCCGCATGCATGGAATGGCATGAATACCTACGATTTGCTGGAGAAACAATTTACCCGCGATTTCGGTGCGGCTTATGCGCCAAAACTGACCTCCATCATGTCCAAATACTATCGCCTGAATTTCCAGCGTAAGCCCGAACATATGCTGGTAAATTTGACTAACACATTTTCCACGACGCTCAACGGAGATGAAGCCGAACAACGCATAGAAGCTTGGCAAAAATTATCAACGCAAGCAGTAGCTGTCGGGAAGACTTTGCCTGTCCAATGGCATGATGCTTTCTTTGAGCTTGTCGGTTATCCTGTTGAAGCAGCGGCTGCAATGAATGAAAAATGCCTGGCACTGGATGAATATTATACTGGGATACACCAGAACCGTATCGACCGGTTGACTGAAGCAAGAGAGGCGCAAGCTCAAATTCATCGGCTCACAGACATTTACAACAACCAAATCGCCGGAGGAAAATGGCGTTATATGATGTCGGACAATCCGCGTGGGCAGCTTACATTAAATATTCCACAGCTACCCCAAAATGACACAAATGATGTTGTCAGGCATCAAAACATCCCTACAGCCATTAAGCCATCTCCTGTCTCATCTTGTTCCATGCCAGGAGCCGATTTCGTTGAAAAGGGCCATCATGTGATTATGGAAGCTGAACATGCATCCGCATTTATTCCAGGGAAAAAAGGGGTGTGTTGGAGAAAGATTGCAGGCGTGGGCTACAATGGCGAGGCCGTAACGGTGTTCCCTAGATTGATTCCTGTGCTTGATCAACCAAAAATGATTTTGAAAGACTCGCCTTGCCTTGAATATAAAGTCTGTCTAAAAGACACAGGTATATGGAAAGTGACTGTCCGGGCACTGCCCACGTTTTCCGTGCAAGCCGGAAAACCACAACGTTATGCCATTGCCTTTGACAACGCCTCTCCAAAAATCATTTCCTTACCTTACAGCACCAGTGAATACGACCGACAGTGGCAACAGGACGTTCTGCGTAACGCAGCATTAACCACCAGCCTGCATGCCATTCATACTGCCGGGTTGCATATCCTGAAGATATGGATGGTGGATCCTGGCATTGTCATTGATGCGATTGAAGCCGAAAGCGGAAATCATCACTCCCCGTTGGGATATGTATGGCCCTCTGAAACAAAAAATTAA